Proteins from a genomic interval of Candidatus Bathyarchaeota archaeon:
- a CDS encoding PhoU family transcriptional regulator, which yields MTIPKKVSQEIIKKLAELKDTSELMLDLAYSALLLNSKELAEEVEQLEEHMDDLHTEFELLVLSSGFSPKESKDFLGLIRLGVVTEKIADAAAQIAEVVLRGLKPHPILKMVIEEAEETVTRVQVTENSPLIGKTLREAEIPEKTGMWVLVIRRGKKWIRPRPNTKIQAGDILIASGYAEGEEDLTKLATM from the coding sequence ATGACAATTCCTAAAAAAGTATCCCAAGAAATCATTAAGAAACTTGCGGAGTTAAAGGACACTTCCGAACTTATGTTGGACCTGGCTTATTCCGCTTTACTTTTAAACAGCAAGGAACTAGCTGAAGAAGTTGAACAACTTGAAGAACACATGGACGACCTACACACAGAGTTCGAACTTCTAGTCCTTTCAAGCGGATTCTCACCAAAAGAATCCAAAGACTTTCTAGGCCTAATACGCCTAGGAGTAGTAACCGAAAAAATCGCTGACGCAGCAGCTCAAATAGCCGAAGTGGTTCTCAGAGGCCTAAAACCACATCCAATCCTAAAAATGGTAATCGAAGAGGCAGAAGAAACAGTTACAAGAGTACAAGTAACAGAAAATTCCCCCCTCATAGGAAAAACTCTGCGAGAAGCTGAAATCCCAGAAAAAACCGGAATGTGGGTCCTAGTAATCAGAAGAGGAAAAAAATGGATAAGACCCAGACCAAACACAAAAATTCAAGCAGGAGACATACTAATAGCTTCAGGCTACGCAGAAGGAGAAGAAGACCTAACAAAACTAGCAACAATGTAA
- the albA gene encoding DNA-binding protein Alba — MSEEGSTAAPGQNIVLIGKKPVMNYVVACLTFLNSGAKSLIVKARGRAISRAVDTVELLRRTFAKDLQIKSINIGTEEIERAEGQKANVSTIEITLEKP, encoded by the coding sequence ATGTCTGAAGAAGGAAGCACTGCTGCCCCCGGCCAGAACATTGTTCTTATCGGGAAGAAACCAGTGATGAACTACGTTGTTGCCTGCCTAACATTCCTAAACTCCGGCGCCAAAAGTCTCATAGTGAAAGCTAGAGGCAGAGCCATAAGCAGAGCCGTAGACACCGTTGAGCTTCTGAGGAGAACCTTCGCCAAGGACTTGCAGATAAAATCCATAAACATCGGAACAGAAGAAATTGAACGTGCCGAGGGGCAGAAGGCAAACGTTTCAACAATAGAAATAACATTAGAAAAACCATAA
- a CDS encoding winged helix-turn-helix transcriptional regulator yields MVEDELLDSEIFEAISHPQRVKILKALARSPLGFSELKRVINVKSSGALDFHLKKMESLVVHDRHGRYTLNMRGYAAVEAINAIEKYGWFKRAFFFNIIIFALVNLWAYINFSLSINFLTVLGLSTSWIVLYTYWTLVHRRAFINWKSTDKQHMIL; encoded by the coding sequence TTGGTGGAAGATGAACTATTAGACTCCGAAATCTTCGAGGCAATTTCGCACCCTCAAAGAGTTAAAATTCTGAAAGCTCTGGCTAGATCCCCTTTAGGATTCAGCGAACTGAAAAGGGTGATAAACGTCAAAAGCAGCGGGGCCCTTGATTTTCACTTAAAGAAAATGGAAAGTTTGGTCGTTCATGATAGGCATGGTCGTTATACCTTAAATATGAGAGGATATGCTGCAGTTGAAGCAATAAACGCCATAGAAAAGTACGGTTGGTTTAAACGAGCCTTTTTCTTCAACATAATTATTTTTGCGCTCGTAAATTTATGGGCTTACATAAACTTCTCATTAAGCATTAACTTTTTGACAGTTTTAGGGCTGTCAACCAGTTGGATAGTACTATACACTTATTGGACTTTAGTGCACAGAAGAGCTTTTATCAATTGGAAAAGCACGGATAAGCAGCATATGATTTTGTAG
- a CDS encoding magnesium transporter, with translation MKVHNNMQAETLNSGEEKVERKFRVFTESFFSLSFDLGGLIAGSFIGYYATLIFLKSWAIAIYPIVLTGRGALNGVLAGRLSTGLHVELIKPSLTKNTRYYYAIASSLLSLSLIGSFIMSTMAFIVTGALPSELPLIFSTCITAQAITMLLTVPATSMIGFIAFKRGLDPDAILYPISSTLADIWATISYLIALYMAFWLPAGRTIIYVAGIVTIILAGILAYIFRAQSEYWRTLREASLTIIAVTLVATVSGYSLSHIKSKLEALPEVLIIYPALIDTLGDSVAIFGSISTTKLFIGTLESKFSHLTRQIKDLAQLWLSSTIYYIVYGFIAYLPGRNFFSFLLPLASFNLIFPVMIAISFLVAILTFKRGLDPDNFVIPLETALTDTLLTLTLTSLIILFYTV, from the coding sequence ATGAAAGTTCACAACAATATGCAAGCGGAAACACTAAACTCCGGAGAGGAGAAGGTAGAAAGGAAATTTAGAGTTTTTACTGAATCCTTTTTCTCCTTAAGCTTCGATTTGGGCGGATTAATCGCTGGCAGCTTCATCGGATACTATGCAACTCTTATATTTCTTAAAAGCTGGGCAATAGCTATCTACCCGATAGTTCTTACTGGACGTGGAGCCCTAAACGGCGTATTGGCTGGAAGGCTCAGCACGGGTCTTCACGTAGAGTTAATAAAGCCCAGCTTGACAAAAAATACGCGATATTATTATGCCATTGCTTCTTCGCTTCTTTCCCTATCCTTGATTGGCAGTTTCATTATGAGTACTATGGCTTTTATAGTTACGGGCGCACTGCCAAGCGAATTGCCACTCATATTTTCAACATGTATAACTGCTCAAGCTATAACCATGCTCCTAACTGTTCCAGCCACGTCCATGATAGGCTTTATAGCTTTTAAACGCGGACTAGACCCAGACGCTATCCTTTACCCTATATCGTCTACACTGGCGGACATATGGGCTACAATTTCATATCTAATTGCTCTTTACATGGCTTTCTGGCTTCCGGCTGGACGGACAATTATTTACGTGGCAGGCATAGTTACCATAATTTTGGCCGGGATACTAGCCTACATTTTTAGGGCGCAATCAGAGTATTGGAGAACATTAAGGGAAGCATCCTTGACTATAATTGCGGTCACTTTAGTAGCTACCGTTTCTGGCTATTCGTTATCGCATATAAAGAGTAAACTTGAAGCCCTTCCAGAAGTTCTCATAATCTATCCTGCCTTAATAGATACCCTTGGAGATTCTGTGGCAATTTTCGGCTCAATCTCGACAACCAAGCTTTTTATAGGAACCCTTGAAAGCAAATTCTCTCATTTAACGAGACAGATTAAAGATTTAGCACAATTATGGCTTTCATCAACCATCTACTACATAGTTTACGGTTTTATCGCTTATCTCCCAGGGAGAAACTTCTTCTCCTTTCTATTACCTCTAGCATCATTTAACCTAATATTTCCAGTAATGATAGCAATATCCTTCCTAGTAGCTATTCTGACTTTCAAGAGAGGATTAGACCCTGATAACTTCGTTATTCCCTTGGAAACAGCCCTAACTGATACGTTGCTAACATTAACGTTGACTTCTCTGATAATTCTGTTTTATACGGTTTGA
- the porA gene encoding pyruvate ferredoxin oxidoreductase, producing the protein MTQIIIDTANHIAAYAAKAARVKVVAAYPITPQTTIVEKIAEFVESGEMDAEYIRVESEHSAMAACVGAEAAGVRTFTATSAHGLALMHEVLHWAAGSRLPIVMAVVNRAMGAPWSIWPDFSDSLSQRDTGWLQFYCADNQEVFDTIIQAYKICEDKRVLLPAMVCSEGFILSHTFMPVKAPEQEEIDDFLPPYDPGWALDVDNPFSHANLVSPEWYMEFRYMIQNAMENAKQLIPEVDREYGRRFGFEYGGLIEKYQCEDADLILVTMGTMGSEAKISVNNLRKEGLKVGLARVRVFRPFPKEEIRKLAENVQMLTAIDRHVSFGMEGFLATEIKASLYSREKSVSDPPLVAGFLAGIGGRDVTYRDIELIAKKSWKWMQAGKIEEETVWWNLRE; encoded by the coding sequence ATGACTCAAATAATTATTGACACGGCGAATCATATAGCTGCTTACGCTGCTAAGGCTGCAAGAGTAAAAGTTGTGGCAGCCTACCCAATAACTCCTCAAACAACTATTGTTGAGAAAATAGCGGAGTTTGTTGAAAGTGGAGAAATGGACGCCGAATACATTCGAGTTGAATCTGAACATAGCGCTATGGCTGCATGTGTAGGCGCTGAAGCAGCCGGAGTAAGAACCTTTACGGCTACTTCGGCGCATGGATTAGCCCTAATGCATGAGGTTCTACATTGGGCTGCGGGTTCCAGACTTCCAATAGTGATGGCTGTCGTTAACAGAGCTATGGGCGCTCCGTGGAGCATATGGCCGGACTTCAGCGATTCACTCTCTCAGAGAGACACTGGCTGGCTGCAATTCTACTGCGCAGACAACCAAGAAGTTTTTGACACAATAATTCAAGCATATAAAATATGCGAAGATAAACGTGTACTTTTGCCAGCTATGGTGTGTTCTGAAGGCTTTATTCTTTCTCACACCTTCATGCCTGTAAAGGCTCCTGAACAAGAAGAAATCGACGATTTCCTTCCTCCTTATGATCCTGGCTGGGCTTTGGATGTTGACAACCCGTTTTCGCATGCTAATCTTGTTTCGCCTGAATGGTATATGGAATTTCGTTACATGATTCAAAACGCTATGGAAAACGCTAAACAGTTAATTCCGGAAGTTGACAGGGAGTATGGGAGAAGATTCGGTTTTGAATATGGAGGTTTAATTGAGAAGTATCAATGTGAAGACGCTGACCTTATACTTGTAACTATGGGAACTATGGGAAGCGAAGCTAAGATTTCCGTTAATAACCTGCGAAAAGAAGGATTAAAAGTTGGTTTAGCAAGAGTTCGGGTTTTCAGGCCTTTTCCAAAGGAGGAAATTAGGAAATTAGCTGAAAACGTTCAGATGTTGACAGCTATTGATCGTCACGTATCCTTTGGAATGGAAGGCTTCTTAGCAACCGAGATTAAGGCTTCCTTGTATTCGAGAGAAAAATCGGTTTCTGATCCTCCTTTGGTGGCCGGCTTCCTTGCTGGTATAGGAGGAAGGGACGTTACTTATCGTGATATAGAGCTCATAGCCAAGAAATCTTGGAAGTGGATGCAGGCTGGAAAAATAGAGGAAGAAACCGTGTGGTGGAATTTAAGGGAGTGA
- a CDS encoding potassium channel protein, with the protein MTEFEKIEYKPVSVRELLTEMKDTSELMIDLAYSAALFHSKELAEEVLELESYIDTLVYLLNMNAMLAARDAEDAEALVSVTVVANATDKISDAAADMATIVLRNIGIHPLIREAFQKVEEHLTRVKVKSRSFFVDKTVGELKLAPRIGVDVIAIRRGKKWILDPEEDEVIREGDILIARGAPAGIEEFEEAAEGKIEKLEEE; encoded by the coding sequence ATGACTGAATTCGAAAAAATTGAATATAAACCCGTGTCAGTCCGAGAACTGCTAACTGAAATGAAAGATACCTCCGAGCTAATGATAGACTTAGCGTACTCAGCCGCACTTTTCCACAGCAAAGAACTAGCCGAGGAAGTACTAGAACTCGAAAGTTACATTGACACGCTGGTGTACTTGCTTAACATGAACGCCATGCTTGCCGCCAGAGACGCTGAAGACGCAGAAGCTCTAGTAAGCGTAACAGTAGTTGCAAACGCAACCGACAAAATATCAGATGCAGCAGCCGACATGGCAACCATAGTGCTCAGAAATATAGGCATACACCCACTAATCCGAGAAGCCTTCCAAAAAGTTGAAGAACACCTAACAAGGGTTAAAGTCAAATCCCGCTCTTTCTTCGTGGACAAAACAGTAGGAGAACTGAAACTCGCCCCAAGAATAGGCGTAGACGTCATCGCCATTCGAAGAGGAAAAAAATGGATACTGGACCCAGAAGAAGACGAGGTAATACGAGAAGGCGACATCCTAATTGCAAGAGGCGCTCCAGCCGGCATAGAAGAATTTGAAGAAGCAGCAGAGGGAAAAATCGAAAAACTGGAGGAAGAATAA
- a CDS encoding isoprenylcysteine carboxylmethyltransferase family protein → MFRIISAVVILICVLTFYLINLWNLIKSKKFYRKTESLKAQNNEEENLPKSFMLGITASFTLIFWFTVTIYPFLIFFEVFEKLGDILIRFSFPFDFILHYFGLGLILSGFLLFDWSVIARGRYATSWDMRKNHKLVTWGPYALVRHPAYLSYFLMFIGLFSLWPNLLTLLPIFAIPGYVKLTELEEYMLIKRFRDEYKQYQRKVGRFLPKIRKPKTKINKPKE, encoded by the coding sequence ATGTTTAGAATAATATCCGCAGTTGTGATTTTAATTTGTGTCTTAACATTTTACTTAATTAACCTTTGGAATCTTATAAAATCGAAAAAGTTTTACAGAAAAACTGAAAGCCTTAAAGCTCAAAACAATGAAGAAGAAAATTTGCCCAAAAGCTTTATGCTGGGAATTACTGCCTCCTTCACTCTTATCTTCTGGTTTACAGTAACAATTTATCCATTTCTCATATTTTTCGAAGTTTTCGAGAAGCTAGGCGATATTTTAATTAGGTTCAGTTTTCCCTTCGACTTCATTTTGCACTATTTTGGACTGGGCCTAATCTTGTCTGGTTTTTTACTTTTTGATTGGAGTGTAATCGCAAGGGGGCGCTACGCAACTTCATGGGACATGCGTAAAAATCATAAACTGGTGACTTGGGGCCCCTACGCGTTGGTTAGGCACCCAGCTTACCTAAGCTACTTCCTAATGTTCATAGGCCTATTTTCTCTATGGCCAAACCTCTTGACACTATTGCCAATCTTTGCAATTCCAGGTTATGTAAAGCTAACAGAGCTAGAGGAATATATGCTTATCAAAAGGTTCAGAGACGAATACAAACAGTACCAAAGAAAAGTTGGAAGATTCCTGCCAAAAATACGGAAGCCAAAAACAAAAATAAATAAGCCAAAAGAATAA
- a CDS encoding acetyl ornithine aminotransferase family protein, producing MNEYPKIVVRPPGPKARELLEKDEKLISPSYVRFYPLVVESCSGCIVRDVDGNEYIDFNSGLVCMNVGHNHPKVISAIRKQLERFLHYSNTDFYYREVVDLAEKLCEITPGKFEKKVYYGNSGTEAVEAAIKLAKWHTRKLRFIGFISAFHGRTTGSLSFTASKTVQRRYFFPLMPGVTHVPYPYCYRCPFKQTFPDCNYWCIDFIDEYVLQKYVPPEEVAAILFEPIQGEGGYVVPPDGYFQRLKKLADKYGILLIDDEVQAGMGRTGRWFAIEHWGVEPDIICMAKALASGLPLGAIVARANVMDWEGGSHASTFGGNPLSCVAAAAVIDTIKEQNLLENAARQGNYIMKRFRELAEQSEIIGDVRGKGLMIGVEIVEDKGSKKPAPNLAKEIMMRSWKRGVAIITCGISTLRIAPPLIITRELIDAAMEIVEDTIREVEKEKSTI from the coding sequence TTGAATGAGTATCCTAAAATAGTTGTGAGGCCTCCGGGGCCAAAAGCACGTGAACTCTTAGAGAAAGATGAGAAGTTAATTTCCCCGTCGTATGTGCGGTTCTATCCTCTTGTTGTCGAGTCATGCAGTGGTTGTATTGTACGAGACGTCGACGGAAACGAGTACATAGACTTTAATTCAGGCTTAGTCTGCATGAACGTTGGCCATAACCATCCGAAGGTAATCAGCGCCATCAGAAAACAGTTAGAAAGGTTTCTGCACTACTCTAACACCGACTTCTATTACAGAGAAGTGGTAGACTTAGCTGAAAAACTATGTGAAATCACACCTGGAAAATTTGAGAAAAAGGTTTACTATGGAAACAGCGGAACAGAGGCAGTTGAGGCGGCAATAAAACTTGCCAAATGGCACACTCGAAAGCTACGGTTTATAGGTTTTATAAGTGCGTTCCACGGAAGAACCACAGGCTCGTTATCTTTTACAGCCAGCAAAACTGTCCAGCGGAGATACTTCTTCCCATTAATGCCAGGCGTAACACATGTTCCATACCCCTACTGTTATAGATGCCCCTTTAAACAGACATTTCCAGACTGCAACTACTGGTGCATAGACTTCATAGACGAGTACGTTCTACAGAAGTATGTTCCGCCAGAAGAGGTTGCAGCCATACTGTTCGAGCCAATACAGGGTGAAGGCGGCTACGTTGTGCCTCCAGACGGATATTTCCAACGCTTAAAGAAACTTGCTGACAAGTATGGAATCTTACTTATTGACGATGAGGTTCAGGCTGGTATGGGTAGAACTGGAAGGTGGTTTGCAATAGAGCACTGGGGCGTTGAACCTGACATAATCTGCATGGCCAAAGCATTAGCCTCAGGCTTACCTCTCGGTGCAATAGTAGCCAGAGCCAACGTAATGGACTGGGAAGGCGGCTCCCACGCAAGCACTTTCGGAGGAAACCCCCTCTCATGCGTCGCAGCCGCGGCGGTCATCGACACGATTAAGGAGCAAAACCTACTAGAAAACGCGGCTAGACAAGGCAATTACATCATGAAGAGGTTCAGAGAACTAGCAGAACAAAGCGAAATAATTGGGGACGTACGCGGAAAAGGCCTAATGATAGGCGTAGAAATAGTCGAAGACAAGGGTTCAAAGAAGCCCGCGCCGAATCTTGCAAAGGAAATTATGATGAGAAGCTGGAAGCGAGGCGTAGCAATAATCACATGCGGAATCTCAACCTTAAGAATAGCCCCTCCACTAATAATAACCCGCGAACTCATAGACGCAGCCATGGAAATAGTCGAAGACACAATAAGAGAGGTTGAAAAGGAAAAATCCACCATCTGA
- a CDS encoding 50S ribosomal protein L40e: protein MPITDPVKKAIAQKRRLFVKICRECGARNAPSATKCRKCHSKNLRWKKRELVR, encoded by the coding sequence ATGCCAATAACGGACCCAGTCAAAAAAGCTATTGCCCAAAAAAGAAGATTATTCGTAAAAATCTGCCGCGAATGCGGAGCAAGAAACGCTCCGTCAGCAACAAAATGCAGAAAATGCCACAGTAAAAACTTGAGATGGAAGAAGAGAGAACTAGTCCGCTAG
- a CDS encoding pyruvate synthase subunit beta, whose translation MVTLKELPKEEYILKGNPACAGCGAAISLRLMFKALGRKVIMIVPACCTTVIQGPYPYTAFKVPLLNMVFEATGAAASGIVAALKKRGIEDVTVVGWAGDGGTVDIGLQSLSGAAERETNFIYICYDNEAYGNTGMQRSGATPFGAWTTTTPTGKREHKKDMPMIMAAHGIPYVATVIPSYPLDFINKLRKAKQIKGTKYIHILSPCPTGWRFPGSKTIEIGRLAVQTGMWALYEIENGEFKLSPPSARLLDKSKRKPVELYLKAQGRFRNLTDKDIAEIQQWVDETWEKYKRLQAN comes from the coding sequence ATGGTTACATTAAAGGAGCTTCCAAAAGAAGAGTACATTTTGAAGGGAAACCCCGCATGTGCTGGTTGCGGAGCTGCAATTTCGCTTAGGCTAATGTTTAAGGCTCTTGGAAGAAAAGTAATAATGATTGTACCCGCCTGCTGCACAACTGTGATTCAAGGGCCCTATCCGTACACCGCATTTAAAGTTCCACTCTTAAACATGGTTTTTGAAGCCACTGGTGCGGCAGCCTCAGGCATTGTGGCCGCCTTAAAGAAACGCGGCATAGAAGACGTTACAGTTGTCGGATGGGCCGGAGACGGAGGAACAGTTGACATAGGTCTTCAATCCCTATCTGGAGCTGCGGAAAGAGAGACAAACTTCATCTACATCTGCTATGACAATGAGGCGTACGGAAACACTGGAATGCAAAGAAGCGGAGCAACTCCCTTTGGAGCGTGGACAACTACAACTCCAACTGGGAAAAGAGAGCATAAGAAGGACATGCCAATGATAATGGCTGCGCATGGCATCCCGTACGTTGCAACAGTTATTCCCTCCTATCCGCTTGACTTCATTAACAAGCTTAGAAAGGCCAAGCAAATCAAGGGAACGAAGTACATCCACATATTAAGTCCATGTCCAACAGGATGGAGGTTCCCTGGAAGTAAAACGATTGAAATTGGAAGGTTGGCTGTTCAGACCGGGATGTGGGCTTTATATGAAATTGAAAATGGAGAGTTTAAACTTAGCCCGCCGAGCGCACGGTTACTTGACAAATCTAAACGTAAGCCAGTTGAACTTTACCTTAAGGCTCAGGGAAGGTTCAGAAATCTAACTGATAAGGACATTGCTGAAATTCAACAGTGGGTTGATGAAACTTGGGAAAAATATAAGAGGCTTCAAGCCAATTAA
- the sucD gene encoding succinate--CoA ligase subunit alpha produces the protein MGIIVGKETKAIVQGITGTQGSFHTRLMLEYGTKIVAGVTPGKGGMEVHGVPVYDTVKEAIENHEANASIIFVPARFATEATLEAIENGLKTVVIITEHIPVKDAIQIMARAREKGTTIIGPNTPGIITPNECKLGIMPAHIFKPGVVGIASRSGTLTYEIAAGLTDAGLGQSTCLGLGGDPVVGLNFIEVMEMFRKDDATKAVVLIGEIGGNLEELAAEYISRTNYPKPVVAFVAGRTAPPGKRMGHAGAIIMGRAGTAQSKIEAFQKAGVAVAEKPREVAKILAEKLNIK, from the coding sequence ATGGGAATAATTGTTGGAAAAGAAACAAAGGCTATTGTACAAGGGATAACGGGAACTCAAGGAAGCTTCCACACTCGGCTAATGCTGGAATACGGCACAAAAATCGTTGCCGGAGTAACCCCGGGAAAGGGAGGCATGGAAGTTCACGGAGTCCCAGTTTACGACACCGTAAAAGAAGCCATAGAAAATCATGAAGCAAACGCATCAATAATCTTTGTTCCAGCAAGATTTGCCACCGAAGCCACGTTAGAGGCCATAGAAAACGGCTTAAAAACAGTGGTTATAATTACTGAGCACATTCCAGTTAAGGACGCCATCCAAATCATGGCTAGGGCAAGAGAGAAAGGCACAACAATCATCGGGCCGAATACCCCGGGAATCATAACTCCGAATGAATGCAAGCTTGGAATAATGCCAGCGCACATATTTAAGCCCGGCGTAGTTGGAATAGCCTCCAGAAGCGGAACCCTAACCTACGAAATTGCAGCGGGACTAACAGATGCTGGTTTAGGCCAATCAACATGCCTAGGCTTAGGCGGAGACCCAGTTGTAGGATTAAACTTCATAGAAGTCATGGAAATGTTTAGAAAAGACGACGCAACCAAAGCCGTTGTCTTAATAGGCGAAATTGGAGGAAACCTCGAAGAACTAGCCGCAGAATACATAAGCAGAACAAATTATCCAAAACCAGTTGTAGCATTTGTTGCAGGAAGAACAGCGCCTCCAGGCAAACGCATGGGCCACGCAGGCGCAATAATCATGGGTAGAGCTGGAACAGCCCAAAGCAAAATCGAAGCTTTCCAAAAGGCTGGAGTAGCAGTAGCTGAAAAACCAAGAGAAGTAGCAAAAATACTAGCTGAAAAATTGAACATAAAATAA
- a CDS encoding DUF1614 domain-containing protein, translated as MGDEEGRYELSRLIFRPFSILYFLMILFWTILLLPFFFLMGRVFIRFLGLPPFFTFAVFMFSLFGSHINIPITEIVSTEPVLAVRQVTFFGVSWFVPEFDVRKRKTIVAVNVGGALVPLLVSIYLLAFTVPSQEQNLFIAYAKIFLALIFITVIVHAVARPIRGLGIATPAFLPPFITALTSLALYSLYVPTNPFIIAYVSGTLGTLIGADILNLDKVSKLGAPLVSIGGAGTFDGIYLTGLMSVFLVLILI; from the coding sequence ATGGGTGATGAAGAAGGAAGATATGAGCTTTCACGGCTAATATTTCGTCCATTTTCCATTCTTTACTTTTTAATGATTCTTTTTTGGACTATTTTGCTTCTTCCATTTTTCTTTTTGATGGGCCGTGTGTTTATAAGGTTTCTTGGGCTTCCGCCTTTCTTCACTTTTGCGGTTTTCATGTTTTCGCTTTTTGGAAGTCATATCAACATCCCAATCACGGAGATTGTTTCAACTGAGCCGGTTTTGGCTGTAAGGCAAGTTACCTTTTTCGGAGTTAGCTGGTTTGTTCCTGAATTTGATGTTAGGAAGCGGAAGACAATTGTAGCCGTTAATGTAGGCGGAGCACTTGTCCCTTTACTTGTCTCAATTTATCTTTTAGCTTTCACTGTGCCAAGCCAAGAGCAGAATTTGTTCATTGCATATGCCAAAATATTTTTGGCTTTAATATTCATAACTGTGATTGTTCATGCAGTTGCAAGGCCAATTAGAGGTTTAGGAATAGCTACTCCGGCTTTTCTACCGCCTTTCATTACTGCCTTAACATCTCTTGCCCTATACTCCCTATATGTGCCGACTAATCCGTTTATAATAGCCTATGTTTCCGGCACTCTCGGCACTCTAATCGGAGCTGACATTTTAAACCTAGATAAGGTTTCAAAGCTTGGGGCTCCTCTAGTGAGCATTGGCGGAGCTGGAACTTTCGATGGAATCTATTTAACTGGTTTAATGTCTGTTTTTCTAGTATTGATTCTCATTTAG
- a CDS encoding ATP-binding cassette domain-containing protein has protein sequence MPHNSRSFIFGLVGLGKITLLNLIGGLDKPTVGNVIVDEVDITKLNESQLAN, from the coding sequence ATTCCTCATAATTCTAGGTCTTTCATTTTCGGCTTGGTCGGTTTGGGTAAAATCACACTTTTAAATCTGATCGGTGGTTTGGATAAACCTACAGTTGGAAACGTGATTGTTGATGAAGTGGATATAACCAAGCTAAACGAGTCTCAATTAGCAAATTAG